One stretch of Xanthomonas sp. DAR 35659 DNA includes these proteins:
- a CDS encoding zinc-dependent alcohol dehydrogenase, with translation MQALTYHGTKDVRVETVPDPVLIDADDIVLRVTATAICGSDLHLYRGKIPDLHTGDVLGHEFMGVVEDIGPGVTRVKRGDRVVIPFVIACGECFHCRLTEYAACETTNTGKGAALNQKGIRPPAALFGYSHLYGGVAGGQAEYVRVPKANVGPLVVPDVLHDEQVLFLSDILPTGYQAALNAGVCQGSTVAIFGAGPVGLMTAACCRMLGAERIFMVDRYPYRLDFAQKTYGVIPLNFEEIDDPADIIVGQTDGRGVDASIDAVGFEAKGSTVETVMATLKLEGSSGTALRQCIAATRRGGTVSVPGVYAGFIHGFLFGDAFDKGLSFKMGQTHVQRFMPELLEHIGEGRLKPNEIITHRMSLAQAADGYAIFDKKEQDCRKVILTP, from the coding sequence ATGCAAGCCCTCACCTATCACGGCACCAAGGACGTGCGCGTGGAGACCGTGCCCGATCCAGTGCTGATCGACGCCGACGACATCGTGCTGCGGGTCACCGCGACCGCAATCTGCGGCTCGGACCTGCACCTGTACCGCGGCAAGATCCCCGACCTGCATACCGGCGACGTGCTCGGCCATGAGTTCATGGGCGTGGTCGAGGACATCGGCCCGGGCGTGACGCGGGTGAAGCGCGGCGATCGCGTGGTGATCCCGTTCGTGATCGCCTGCGGCGAGTGCTTCCACTGCCGGCTCACCGAATACGCCGCCTGCGAGACCACCAACACCGGCAAGGGCGCCGCGCTGAACCAGAAGGGCATCCGCCCGCCGGCGGCGCTGTTCGGCTACAGCCATCTGTACGGCGGCGTCGCCGGCGGCCAGGCCGAATACGTGCGCGTGCCCAAGGCCAATGTCGGCCCGCTGGTGGTGCCCGACGTGCTGCACGACGAGCAGGTCCTGTTCCTCTCCGACATCCTGCCCACCGGCTACCAGGCCGCGCTCAACGCGGGCGTGTGCCAGGGCAGCACGGTGGCCATCTTCGGTGCCGGTCCGGTGGGCCTGATGACTGCGGCGTGTTGCCGCATGCTCGGTGCCGAGCGCATCTTCATGGTCGACCGCTATCCGTACCGGCTGGATTTCGCGCAGAAGACCTACGGCGTGATCCCGCTGAACTTCGAGGAGATCGACGATCCGGCCGACATCATCGTCGGCCAGACCGACGGCCGCGGCGTGGACGCCAGCATCGACGCGGTCGGCTTCGAGGCCAAGGGCAGCACGGTGGAGACGGTGATGGCCACGCTGAAGCTGGAAGGCAGCAGCGGCACGGCCCTGCGCCAGTGCATCGCCGCCACGCGCCGCGGCGGCACGGTCAGCGTGCCCGGGGTGTACGCCGGCTTCATCCACGGCTTCCTGTTCGGCGACGCCTTCGACAAGGGGCTGAGCTTCAAAATGGGCCAGACCCACGTGCAGCGTTTCATGCCGGAACTGCTGGAGCACATCGGCGAAGGCCGGCTCAAGCCGAACGAGATCATTACCCACCGCATGAGTCTTGCGCAGGCCGCCGACGGCTACGCGATCTTCGACAAGAAGGAGCAGGACTGCCGCAAGGTGATCCTGACGCCGTGA
- a CDS encoding FadR/GntR family transcriptional regulator yields the protein MSESRLYQSIAAKILSLIESGEFPTGSRLPGERDLAERFGVSRVTIREAEIALEAQGWIAIKTGSGVYVRPRPIDAQGALPDVTAFDLTAARTVIEAEAAALAAGRLTDADIEELQALVHAMSDPTTTEEMAGEYDRRFHLAIARLSGNPVVEYCIHLIWRMRNELPRVRQVYAHVCHQDDATRTDEHAAILEALKTRDPAASRNAMRNHFQRLFESMLEATESQALAEIRRRTQQDRERFLATTRI from the coding sequence ATGTCCGAAAGCCGCCTCTACCAGTCCATCGCCGCGAAGATCCTGTCGCTGATCGAGTCGGGCGAATTCCCGACCGGTTCGCGGCTGCCCGGCGAGCGCGATCTGGCCGAGCGTTTCGGGGTGAGCCGGGTGACCATCCGCGAGGCCGAGATCGCGCTGGAGGCGCAGGGCTGGATCGCGATCAAGACCGGCTCGGGCGTGTACGTGCGGCCGCGGCCGATCGACGCGCAGGGCGCGCTGCCCGACGTCACCGCATTCGACCTGACCGCCGCGCGCACGGTGATCGAGGCCGAGGCCGCGGCCCTGGCCGCCGGGCGCCTGACCGACGCCGACATCGAGGAACTGCAGGCCTTGGTGCATGCGATGTCCGATCCGACCACCACCGAGGAGATGGCCGGCGAGTACGACCGCCGTTTCCACCTGGCGATCGCGCGCCTGTCCGGCAATCCGGTGGTGGAGTACTGCATCCACCTGATCTGGCGCATGCGCAACGAACTGCCGCGGGTGCGCCAGGTATACGCGCACGTCTGCCACCAGGACGACGCCACCCGCACCGACGAACACGCCGCGATCCTGGAAGCGTTGAAGACCCGCGATCCGGCCGCCTCGCGCAACGCGATGCGCAACCACTTCCAGCGCCTGTTCGAATCGATGCTGGAAGCGACCGAGAGCCAGGCGCTGGCCGAGATCCGCCGCCGCACCCAGCAGGACCGCGAGCGCTTCCTGGCCACCACGCGGATCTGA